GGTGGTGCGCTTCGCCTCCACCCTCCCGGACGTGGCCGTCGCCCGCAACTACTCCTACATGTGTTCCGACCCGGGGCAGGCGTTGATCACCGACGACATCGAGAAGCTGGGGTTGAACCGCGTGGTGGTGGCCTCGTGCTCGCCGCGCATGCACGAGCCCACCTTCCGCAAGACGCTCCTCTCCGCGGACCTCAACCCCTACTTCCTGGAGATGGCCAACATCCGGGAACAGTGCTCCTGGGTGCACGAGGACCACATCGCCGCCACCGAGAAGGCCAAGCGCATCGTGGAGGCGGCGGTGGTCAAGGCCCGCCGGCTGGAGGCGCTGGACGTGAAAGAGGTGGACGTGGAGCCCTCGTGCCTCGTCATAGGGGCGGGGATAGCAGGCATCCAGGCCGCCCTGGACATCGCCGATGCCGGTTTCAAGGTCTACCTGGTGGAGAAATCACCCTCCGTGGGCGGCCACATGGCCCAGCTGGACAAGACCTTCCCCACCCTGGACTGCTCGGCCTGCATCCTCACCCCCAAGATGGTGGACGTGGCCAACCACCCCAACATCGAGCTCATGACCTATTCCCAGGTGGAGGAGATCTCCGGCTACATCGGCAACTTCGACATCAAGGTGCGCAAGAAGTCCCGCTTCGTGGACATGGACAAGTGCACGGGATGCGGCGACTGCGCCGAGGCCTGCCGCATGGCGGGCCGCTTCCCCAACGAGTTCGACGAGGGCATCGGCATGCGGGGGGCTATCTACCTCCCCTTCCCCCAGGCGGTTCCCGCCAAGTACACCATCGACAAGGAGAACTGCCTCTTCCTCACCAAGGGGAAGTGCGGGGAGTCCCCCAAGTGCCAGGAGGCCTGTAAGGCGGGTGCCATCAACTTCGAGCTCGAGGACGAGATAGTGGAGTTCAAGGTGGGCACCATCATCGTGGCCACGGGCTACGACGTCTTCGACGCCCGTAAGAAGCCGGAGTACGCGTACGGGGTCTACGACAACGTGCTCACCGCCCTCGAGTTCGAGCGCCTGGTGAACGCCTCCGGGCCCACCGGCGGCAAGATCGTCATGCTCGAGCGGGGCAAGAAGAAAAAGAAGAAGGAGGGCGAGGAAGCGGAAGCGCCGCGCTCCCCGGAGAGCGTCACCTTCATCCAGTGCGTGGGCTCGCGCGACAAGAGCGTGGGCAACGAGTACTGCTCCCGCGTCTGCTGCATGTACACCGCGAAGCTCGCCCATCTGGTGAAGGACAAGCTCCCCGACTGCGAGGTGACCATCTTCTACATGGACGTGCGCGCCTTCGGCAAGGGCTTCGAGGAGTTCTACGACCGCGTGCGCCGCGAGGGCGTGCGCTACATCCGCGGCAACCCCTCGGAGATCTACAAGAAGGGCGACAAGCTGGTGGTGCGGGCGGAAGACACGCTGACCGCCACGCCCCTGGAGCACGAGACGGACATGGTGGTCCTCTCCGTGGGCCTGGTGCCGCGCTCCGACAACCGGGAGATCATCGACCTGCTCAAGCTCTCGCAGTCATCGGACCTCTTCTACCTGGAGGCCCACCCCAAGCTGCGCCCGGTGGACACAGCCTCCGACGGCATCTACCTGGCGGGCGTCTGCCAGGGGCCCAAGGACATCCCCGACGCCGTGGCCCAGGCCAAGGGCGCGGCCTCGGCGGCCATGATCCCCATGGCCTCGGGCAAGGTGAAGGTGGAGGCCCAGACCTCGGTGGTGAACGAGGAGACCTGCCGCGGTTGCGGGTTCTGCGTGCAGGTCTGCCCCTACACCGCCATCGAGCTGGTGGAGATAAACCGCATGGGCTGGCCGGTGAAGGTGGCGCGGGTGAACGAGGCCCTGTGCAAGGGCTGTGGCGCCTGCGCGGCCGCCTGCCTCTCGGGCTCCATACAGCAGCGTTCGTTCAAGGACCTACAGATACTCCCGCAGATCCAGGCCCTGGGGGTGAAGTGAGCCATGGCGGAGAAAACCGATTTCGAGCCCAACATAGTAGCCTTCCTCTGCAACTGGTGTTCCTACGCCGGGGCGGACCTGGCCGGGACCTCCCGCATACAGTACCCGCCCAACGTGCGCGTCATCCGGGTGATGTGCTCCGGCCGCGTCAACCCGCTTTTCGTGATGAACGCCCTGCAGCAGGGGGCGGACGGGGTACTCGTCTCCGGATGCCACCCCGGCGACTGCCACTACATGCAGGGCAACTACTACGCCCGGCGCCGCTTCAACCTCATGCGCAACTTCCTGGAGTACCTGGGAATAGAGCCCGAGCGGGTGCGCATGAGCTGGGTGTCGGCTTCCGAGGGCGCCAAGTGGAAGGAAGTCATCGAGGAGGTGGTCAACGGCGTCAAGGCCGTGGGGCCCATGGATAAGTTCCAACGGAGGCAGTTAAATTGGTAGATGTAACCAGACTCAGAGAGATAGCCAGGGAGGTCATCTCCCGGGAGGACGTGAGGCAGCTCATAGGCTATCGCCAGGGTACCTACGGCTTCCGTGCCCGCCCCGCCTTCGTCACCTCCCCCGAGGAGGTCGACCAGCTGATCTTCACGCCCGCCTGCGTGAATAACCTGGCCACCTACATCACGCTGGAGGAAAAGCTCCCGGTGCCGCGCGGGCAGGAGCCGGACCTACGCAAGGTGGCGGTGATGGTCAAGGGTTGCGACTCGCGCGCCCTGGTGCAGCAGATGGAGGAGAAGGCCTACGAGCGGGAGCGCATCCTGGTGCTGGGCATTCCCTGCAGCGGCGTGGTGGACATGGACAAGGTGGAGAAGAGGTTCCCAGGCGTCCTGGCGAAGGGAGAGATCGCCCTGGAAGGGGACAGCTTCATCCTCACCCACGACGGAAAGAAGGAAGAGGTCGCGAAGGAGGAGCTCCTGGCGGACAAGTGCACGCGCTGCCGTTACCCCACCCCCCTGGTCTATGACCAGCTCCTGGACGAGGAGGTGGCCCGCTTCGCGGACGACGATTACTCCGACATAGCGGAGCTGGAGAAGCGTTCCGCGGAGGAGAAGTGGGCTTACTGGGAGGAGAAGTTCTCCCGCTGCATCCGTTGCTACTCCTGCCGTAACGTCTGTCCCATGTGCTACTGCGAGGACTGCGTGCTGGACCGGCTCAACCCCCAGTGGATGCGCCGCAGCGTGGACGTGAGCGAGAACACCGCCTACCACATCGCGCGCGCCTACCACCTGGCCGGACGCTGCATACAGTGCGGCGAATGCCAGCGGGTATGCCCGGTGGAGATCCCCCTCATGGAGCTCAACCGCAAGTTCTACAAGGACGTGGAGGAGCTCTACGACTACGAGCCGGGAACGAACGCGGAGGCGCCGCCGCTCCTGGCCACCTTCAAGGTCGACGACCGCGAGGACTTCATACTGTAAAGGGTGAGTGCCATGGCAGTGAAGAAACTGAGCAAGGACAAGGTAAAGGAAGCCCTCCAGGAGCTCACCAAGTTCCGCCTCATCGCCCCGGCCAGGTCGGACGAGGTGGTGATCTTCAAGCAGATCAGCGACCCGGAAGAGGCTTACCTCGAGTACGGCAACTCCACCGTCCCCCCCAAGAAGGCCGTCTTCCCGCAGACGGAGACCCTCTTCCGCTTCCTGCGGGGCAGCCCGGAACTCAAGGAGAAGGACGTGGAGGAGGAGGGGACCACGGTCATCTTCGGCCTCCGTCCCTGTGACGCCCGGGCCATGGCCATCGTGGACCGGCTCTTCAGCTGGGACTTCGACGACCCCTATTACCTCAAGCGCAGGGAGCTCACCACCCTGGTGGGCATGGCCTGCGTGGAGCCCCCATCGGTGAACTGTTTCTGCACCTCGCTGGGGGGCAGCCCCTTCGGGAAAGAAGGCCTGGACGTCCTCCTCACCGACATGGGAGACCATTACCTGGTGCAGCCCTTGACGGAGAAGGGCGAAAACCTCCTGGGGACCCTTTCCGCCCACCTGGAGGACGCTCCCGCCGGCGACGAGAAGAAGGTGGAGGAGATGGCGGCGGCGGCGGAGGGCAAGATCGCCCGTTCCATCAACACCGAGGGCATCCCGGAGAAGCTGCCCACCCTGTGGGAGCACGAGCTGTGGAAGAAGGTCTCCGCCGCGTGCCTCGGCTGCGGCATCTGCACCTTCCTCTGCCCCACCTGCCACTGCTTCGACATCCAGGACGAGGTGGAGGAGACGGGGGAGGGCCGCCGCGCGCGCATGTGGGACTCCTGCATGTTCAGCGAGTACACCCTCCATGCCTCCGGGCACAATCCCCGCCCGACACGGCGTGAGAGGACGAGAAACCGCATCAGCCACAAGTACTCCTACTACCCGAAGCGGTTCGAGGTCATCGCCTGCGTGGGCTGCGGGCGCTGCATCAACCTTTGCCCGGTGAACATCGACATCCTCGAGATCCTGGAACAGGTGGTGGATGCCTCATGAAGAACCCGTACATACCCTACGAGGTAAAGATACTGGAGGCCTGGTACGAGACGCCGGGCGACCGCTGCATCAAGACCTTCAAGGTCACCTTCGCCGACGAGAAGGTGTGGGATAACTGGAGCCACCTGCCGGGCCAGTGCGCCATGGTGGGCATCCCCGGGGTGGGGGAGTCCATGTTCTGCATCTCCTCCTCGCCCACGGAGAAGGGTTACCTCCGCTTCAGCATCATGAAGATGGGCAAGAACACCACCGCCCTGCACGAGCTGGAGGCGGGGGATTCCTTCTTCGTGCGCGGACCACTGGGGAACAACTTCCCGCTGGAGGAGTGGAAGGGGAAGAACATCATCACCATCGGCGGCGGCATCGGCCAGGCGCCCCTGCGCCCCGTGATCCAGTGGATCCGCGACAACCGCGACGATTTCGGTGAGCTCACCGTCATCTACGGCGCGCGTACTTCCGCGGACCACTGCTTCAAGACGGAGTTCGAGGACCTCAACTCGTGCGGGGACGCCTGCTGCCACCTGGCGGTGGACGTGGAGGAGGAGGGATGGCCCCACTTCGTGGGCTTCGTGCCCACCCTGCTCATGGAGGTCTCTCCCTCCCCGGAGAACGCCATCGCCGTCACCTGCGGGCCACCCATCATGATCAAGTTCGTCCTCCAGAACCTGGAGAAGCTGGGCTTCACCCCCGACCAGGTCTACACCACCCTCGAGAACCGCATGAAATGCGGCATCGGGAAATGCGGGCGCTGCAACGTGGGCCATCTCTACGTGTGCAAGGACGGCCCGGTCTTCTCCTATTCCCAGCTCAAGGAGATACCCGAGGCCTTCGCTTGATCGCGTGACCGGCGCGCGGTCTTTTTTACGTGGTGGGGCGGGGCTCTTGCTCCGCCCCCGGCGTTTCCTCAGGCGCCTTTCGATCGGGTATGTTTGCCGACGGGACGGAGTGGTCCCGACCCCTTCAGTGCCTGTAGGGGAGGCGCAGGAGCCGAAGCGGTTGCTCGTGCTAATATCTGGTTACGGATGGAGGAGAGGATAAGCCCCGCGGTGAAAGGTTTAGCGGGGAATGCGGGCGAAGGTGGGATGGATGGGAAGATGAGAAAGACCGGGAAGAGGGAGAGCTTCAGCAAGGGGCAGGTGGAGGGATAGATGATCTTCCGTCTCAACGCGGCGAGCGTTATACGGCACATGGTATTGGCGGCCGTTGCGTTCCTGTGTGCCCTCGTCGTCGTTGCGGGGATGGCCCTCTTCGGCCTGGACGTGGCCTTCGCCGGACATGTCTTCAAGGGCGTATACGTGCAGGGGATAAACATAGGAGGCCTGAGCCGCGAGGAGGCGCTGGAGAGATTGAGAAGCAGGCTTGACCTGGAGGCGCTCAACCGCGACCTGGTACTCGAGTTCGACGGCAACTCCTGGCCACTGCCCCTCTTCCAGATAGATGCCTACGTGGACCTGGAGGCCACGGTGGATCGGGCCATCGCCGCCGGAAAGCAGATACCTTTCTACGAACGGTGGGCGAACCGCGTGGCGTTCCGGGGACTGGACCGGGACGTGGGGTTGGTCGTCCGCTATGACAGCCGCAAGCTGGAAGCCTTCCTTTCCGAACTGGAGTCCACCATCGACCGGCCGGCGATCAGCGCGGAGATCCGCCTGGAAGGGAAGAGACTCGTCTTCCAGAGGTCCCAGGTGGGCTGGGACCTGGACATGGACCAGGCGAGGGAAGCCATAGTCTCCGGGCTCTACTCCACGGAGCGCACGGTCGCACTCAGCATAGAGGTCACCGTTCCGCCGGTGACCGACGAACAGGTGGGCAAGGTGATCGTGGTGGACAAGACCAATCACCGCCTGACCCTCTACAACAACATGGAGGTGGAAAAGCAGTACCCCGTGGCGGTGGGCATGCCCTCCTGGCCCACCCCCAGCGGCACCTATAAGGTGATATCCAAGCAGAAGAACCCCTCCTGGGTGAATCCCGGGACCTCCTGGGCGGCCACCATGCCTCCCTATATCCCCCCTGGTCCGGGAAATCCACTGGGAACGAGGGCCATAGGAACCAGCGCGCCCGGTGTCTTCATCCACGGGACCTACAGCTCATGGTCCATCGGGTCTTCGGCCTCTCACGGGTGCATACGCATGTACATCAGGGATTCGGAGGATCTTTTCGAGAGGGTCGAGATAGGGATCCCGGTACTCATTTACTGACACGCGTCAAATGTCCGGCAACACCTCGTCCACGGAGAGGTCCGGGCGCAGGTCGTTTTCGGATTTACGGGCGCACGGTCGAGCGCGGAGCCTGGCCGCCGTAGCGGTAATGGCGCCGCAGGTCGTGGAGTCCGGGAAGCCCCGCAGCCGGTGGATGCTTAAAGGGTCGCTCCGCCCACGTCGAGACATGGGGTAGTATTGGGACGGCTTCGTGGCGGGAGCAATAATATGTACGGCAACATGTACGGCTTCGGGCGGGTGGTATGCTTCGCGGTGAATGGGTCTTGCTTTGCCATTCCTGCATGCCAATCGGCAGAAGATCGCCATATGCTCCCATACGACGGCGGTGATGATGCGAGGAGGGCTTACGCGCGATGAAAAAGGGCGTTCTCCTGATCACTGGGATGATGGTTCTCATGCTGGCGACGGCCGTTCCCGCCGGGGCCGAGGAACCCGGGGTTACCGTGGGGAAGGGAGGTAGCCTGCCTCCCCCCGGGGGCCTCTCCGTGCTGCAGAGGCCTGAGGACGTGGGGAGGCGCGTCGCCCTTACCTGGCAGCCAGTCCCCGGAGCCTTCGGCTACCTGGTCTATCGCGCGGAAGGTGCGGGCGGCATGCTGGTCCCCGTGGGCGGCAGGGCCGCCGATTCCATGCGGGAGTACCCCGTCTTCCTCGACGACGCCGTGGAACCGGGAAAAAGATATCATTATGCTGTAGCCAGCGTGGACGGAGAGATGCGGGAGGGTCCCCTTTCCCGCAGGGTGGATGCCTCCCTCGCTCCCGGCGTACGGACGGCGGGTGGGGCGAAGAGCATGACCTGCTCCCTCAGCGACCAGCGCATCTACTTTTTCGAGGGTGACCAGCTGGTCAACGTCATGCGTTGTTCCACCGGGCTCAGCAACGCCACTCCCACGGGGAACTTCCGCATCCTCGGGCATTACCGCAGCCACGGCGGCCTGGGTGGAGCGGTCTGCGATTACTGGATGTCCTTTACCTCCGCGCACGGCATGCACGCCTGGCCACGCGGTCTACGCGGCTATGAGACAGGCCTGGGGGCGCCCGCCTCCCATGGTTGCATCCGCCTGCATCCCCTCGAGGCCTACTGGCCCTTTTACTGGGCTCCCGACGGGACTCCCCTCCACATCACCTACGCTTCGCTGGCCAGAAGGGTCATATCGGGGTGTCACGCCACCATCGGGGCAGCACAGCTCTCCCGGGACTGGTATTTCGCCGAGGGTTACACCTCGGAAGGGTACGACACCTACCTGCTGCTCTCCAATCCAGGAGGAAGCGGGACCGTGGCCAGTGTCGCCTACCACCGGGAGGACGGTTCGGTGGTGGAACAGAACGTGAGCCTGGCACCGCACTCGCGCCTGACCATCCCCGTGGACCAGGTCCCCGGTATGGATGCCGTCTCCTTTTCCGCTCACGTCCATGCGGGGGAGCCCATCGTGGCCGAGCGTGCCGTGTACTTCGCCGCGGGGTCGCGGGACGACGGCACCGCCACCATCGGGGCCGCGCAGCTCTCCCGGGACTGGTATTTCGCGGAGGGATACACCGCCTCGAGGTTCGACACATACCTGCTCCTCTCCAACCCGGGCGATACGGCCACCGAGGCCTGGGTGCATTTCCTCCTCGAGGGCGGGGGAACGGTCGATCTACCATATGTCCTGGCGCCGCACTCGCGCCTGACCATCCCCGTGGACGCCCTCCCGGAGCTGGGAGATGCCGCCTTTTCCATGCACGTCCACGCGGGCGAGCCCATCGTGGCCGAGCGGGCCATGTATTTCAACAAGGGCTATATTGGCGGGGGCCATGCTTCCGTCGGCGCCACGCAGTCCTCCACCACCTGGTATTTCGCGGAGGGATGCACGCGGCCGTTTTTCGAGGACTACCTGACGGTGGGGAACCCCAATGACGAAGGCACCTTTATACACGTCGATTACCAGCTCCCGGACGCCAACCTGCCCCGGGATTACTGGGTCGGAGGCCGCTCCCGCCTCACCATCCCCGTGAACGCCCAGGAGGGGTTGGGGGGAAAGGACGTGGCGTGCAGCGTTTTCTCCGATCTGCCGGTGGTGGCGGAGAGGTCCATGTATTACGACCTGGACAGCCACCGGGGCGGACACGCCACGCTGGGCTCGGGCCTTGCTTCCAGGGACTGGTATTTCGCCGAGGGGTACACGGACCAGGCCTTCGACACCTACCTGGTACTCTCCAACCCGGGAGACGCGGGCGCGAGCGTGGGCCTTGAGTTCTACCGCGAGGACGGCGCCGTGCCCGCCTTCGTTGCCTACGTGGGTCCACACCGCCGCGTAACGGTGCGCGTGGACGACCTCCCGGGCCTGGAGCGCGCGGCCTTCGCCATGGCGGTCCATTCCGACCAGCCGGTGATGGCGGAGCGGGTCATGTACTTCGTGATGACCCGCGGCTACTGAACCCTTAACACCTCGGGGTCAGGATCCGTCCGCGAACGTTTTCCGGTAGGCCCGTTCCGTCCTGTCGAGATAGGCTTCCATGTCGAACTTGCGGCGCAGCCCGTCAGGGCTCATCCAGCGCACCTTCCCGGTTATCCGCCTCTCGGCGAAGGGCCGGTCGTGCTTCCCGAAACACCACAGGACGCCCGCGTAACCGTTGGGGTCCCTCCCGTCCAGCTGGTAGCGGTCGTTGAGGTAAAGGGCGATGCGCAGGGCTTCCCCCGGCGACCGCGTCCATTCCAGGATCTTCTTCCCCCAGTACATGCGCATGTGATTGTGCATGCTTCCCGTGCCAAGCATTTCCTTCTGGGCGGCGTTCCAGAAGGGATCGTGGGTGCGTGCTTCCTCCAGTTCATCCAGGGTATAGAGATAATCCCTGCGGTCGCCGGCGTGCTCCCGCAGGGTCTGCAGGGCCCAGGCGGGAAGGGCTTCCAGGGAATCGTAGGCGGTATTGTAAAAGACAAAGTTGACGCTGAGCTCGCGGCGCACGATGAGCTGTTCCAGGAAGGCTTCCGCGCCGGGACCCCCGGCATTCCTGACCTCCAGGGCCACCTGCAGGGGGGAGACCTGTCCGAAATGAAGGTAGGGGCTGAGGCCGGAGGTATAATCCAGCTCGGGATGGCTGGAAAGAAGGTGGTAACGGTCCAGTTTTTCCCGGATGAAGAAACGCAGCCTGGCCTTGGCCTCGCTGGTACCACCGATGGGGGAATCCACGGGAGACGGTGCCCGCAAGGGCCTCAGGTCCTTCATGAGGCCGGCCGGATCGGACAGGTCCAGTCCCTCGATCTCCAGGCCGTCGCCCCGGCGTTTCGGTTCCCGCTGTGCGAGGGGTACCAGGAAATGATGGAGGACCTTGGAGATCTTGCGCCGGAAGGTGGCCGCCGAGTATTCCTCCTTGGAAGAGGCGGTCTCCACCGGGACCACCACGTCGCTTTCCACCTGGACGACGGGGCACGGGGCGCGCCCGGAGACTTTCCTGCGCCATTCCCTCTGGTGGCGAAGGTAGCCGCGGTCCATGACCAGTAGGGCCGCCTCGCCGGCCAGGTCCAGGGCACCCTTTTCCGGGGAAGTCGCGCGCACCACGAACTTTATGCCCCGCTCCTGCAGGGACGCACTCACCTCCCCCAGGCCTTCGAGCATGAAGGGGTAATGGCGCCGGTTGGCTCCCGGGTACCTGCCGGTGATCCCGAAGAAGACGACCAGCGGGAGATGGAGTTGGTCCGCCATCTCCACGGCGTATTCCAGGGCATGGTTGTACTCGGCGCGCTGGGAAGCCTGCATCCAGTAGAGGACGTAACGCCCCGGCGCCGGCGTGCCCGCCTTGAGAGACTTTATTCGTTCGCGCTGGATCAAAGCCGTCTTCCTCCTCGAGCGGAACCGTGCCCGACCCCGTTCATGTCCCGCGAGCGCTTAAAGGTCCCTGCCCTTGCCGGAATCGGCTATCAGGGCCAGCTCCTCGGGGTAGGGGTGGAAATAGGTCTGCCCCGCGAGGTAGTCTTCCCCGAAGCGCGCGATCCAGGAGCCGACGACGAAAAGCGGGGCGCTCAACGGTACCCTCCCTTCCCGGTATTTCTGGAGAGCTTCCAGGAAGTGGGCTTTTTCCCCGGCCGTGAGCATATTGGAAAAATAACCCAGGGCATGCATGAGCACGTTGATGTCGGAGGTGCGGCGCGGGGGTCTGGCCAAGGCCTTGAGGAAGCGCTCACGGTAGAGCGCGAAAAGTGTCCCGGCCTCCTTGCGGTCGGGATTGGCCACCAGCCTTCCCAGCTCCTTCAACGCGGCCTGGTTATAGGCCATGAGCAGGAACTTGTTGCGGGCGTGGAAATCGACCAGCGCTCCCGCCGACCCCTTTGCCGCTGCCGCACGAAAACGTGCGTGCGCGAAGACGCGGGTCAGGAAATGCTCCCGCAGGCGGAAATTCTTCAGCCTGCCCTCGCTTTCCGCGGGAAGCAGGGGGAATCTTCGCAGCACCTCTTCCCCGAAGAAGCCGGGACCCTTGTCGATGGCCCCCGAGCTTCCTCCGCCGTAGGGGAAGACCTTGACGTCGCCGATGCCGCACGAGGGGGAACGGGCCTTGAGGAGGAAGCCGTCCACCTCGCCCAGGGAAGAGAGGAAGGAAGAGCAGAAAGAGAGCATCTCCCGGGTGACATCCCTGCCGGTGGCAGGCTGTACCAGGCGGCGCCCGTCTTTCCCCGCTTCGACGTGGATGGGATCGCGGGGCACGCCCAGGCCTATCTCCACTTCCGGGCACGCGGTCATGAAATCCACGTGCTCGGCCAGGAGCTCCACGAACTCGTCCCGGATGATCTCCCCGTTCCAGCGGCAGTTATCGAAACCGAGACACCTGCTTATGACCAACACGGGCCTCGTCGCCGCATGTGTAGCGGGCATTCCGCACCCCCTTGCTTTATCCTTTTGAGCGGGCGCCAGGGCCGTGCGAACTGCTTCCCCTTGTGCGGTGACCCCGGGTACGGGAGCCTCGGCGTGCCTCTTCCCCTCGCTCGCCCAGGGGTCAGGATACCAACACGCAGTTCTTGCCCATCTCCTTGCCCTGGTACATGAGCGCGTCAGCCCTGGATAACAGCTCCTCGGGCGAATCCGCCTCCCCGGCCAGGGTGCCGCCCACCGTCATGGTCACTTTAATAAGGCGGTCCCCCAGGCGCAAACCGGACTGTTCCACCAGTCGGCGCAGCTTCTCGCCGACCCGGAAGAGCCTTTCCCGGTCGACGTTCACCACCAGTGCCGCGAATTCTTCCCCGCCCCACCTGCTCACCGTGTCGAAGGAACGCAGGTTATTGCTCATGGTAGCCGCTCATCTTCAGCACCCTGTCGCCCACCTCGTGCCCGTGGGTGTCGTTGACCGACTTGAAGTCGTCCAGGTCCATGTAAAGGACCCCGAACGACCACCCGGATCTTTCCATCTCGCCTTTGCGAAAACGCAGGTTCATCTCGCCGTAGCGGCGGTTTCCGATGCCGGTAAGGGGGTCCAGGAGGGCTACCTTTTTCAGTTCCTCGATGGTCTGCAAGTTGTCCAGGTGCGAGGTCGCGTCGCCGAAGATCTCCACCGCGCCGATCACCCTGCCGCCCGGATCCTGGATGGGAGACACCTTTATCTGCACCGGGACGCGGTGGCAGTCCTTGTGGCGCAGGTAAAGCACCTTCTCCCTGTCGAGGCCGTCCTTCAAGGTCCTGACGGCGGGGAAGAGGTCGCTGTCGCACAGGCGATTGCCGTTTTCATCCACGTGCTCCAGGATGTTCTCGCGGCAGTAGCAGCCCACCACTTCCTCGGCCTTGTAGCCGGTGATCCTCTCCGCGCCGTGGTTCCAGTAGGTTATGCTCCTCTCGGCGTCCAGGAAATAGACGCCGTCGTAGAGGTTGTCCAGGAGTTGCTTGTAGAACCCCTCTTCGTAATGCATGGCGTTTCCTTTATTCTGCGGGCCTTACTTGAATTATACCCATTTTGCAACACCGGATTCTGAGGAGGATCAGCACGGCGCCGGCACGCCAGGTGGAGTCGCAGAGCGGGTTCTCACCGTGAGGACGTGCGCGGTGCCTTGCGCGGGAGCACTTTCAGAAAGGCTTACAGCTTTTCCAGGGCGCCGGTGGTCACGTGCCCCACGTTGTTGGACAGGTCCCCGATGCGCTCCAGGTTGCTCAGGGTGTCCAGGAAAACCACCCCGGCGGCGCCGTCGCATTCCCCGCGGTTCAGGCGCTGGAGATGGTTGCGGCGGAAGCGGCTGGCCATCTCGTCCACCAGGTGCTCGAAGGACTGGTAGTGGAGAGCCTCCTCGGGGCTCTCCTTCTCGAAGGCGTCGATGATGCCCTGGTACATGTCGATGACGGTTCCCGAGATCTCCTCCATCTCCTGGACCGCCGTTTCCGTGAAGGAGAGGCCGTCCTCCGACTTGTT
The sequence above is drawn from the Actinomycetota bacterium genome and encodes:
- a CDS encoding L,D-transpeptidase family protein; the protein is MKKGVLLITGMMVLMLATAVPAGAEEPGVTVGKGGSLPPPGGLSVLQRPEDVGRRVALTWQPVPGAFGYLVYRAEGAGGMLVPVGGRAADSMREYPVFLDDAVEPGKRYHYAVASVDGEMREGPLSRRVDASLAPGVRTAGGAKSMTCSLSDQRIYFFEGDQLVNVMRCSTGLSNATPTGNFRILGHYRSHGGLGGAVCDYWMSFTSAHGMHAWPRGLRGYETGLGAPASHGCIRLHPLEAYWPFYWAPDGTPLHITYASLARRVISGCHATIGAAQLSRDWYFAEGYTSEGYDTYLLLSNPGGSGTVASVAYHREDGSVVEQNVSLAPHSRLTIPVDQVPGMDAVSFSAHVHAGEPIVAERAVYFAAGSRDDGTATIGAAQLSRDWYFAEGYTASRFDTYLLLSNPGDTATEAWVHFLLEGGGTVDLPYVLAPHSRLTIPVDALPELGDAAFSMHVHAGEPIVAERAMYFNKGYIGGGHASVGATQSSTTWYFAEGCTRPFFEDYLTVGNPNDEGTFIHVDYQLPDANLPRDYWVGGRSRLTIPVNAQEGLGGKDVACSVFSDLPVVAERSMYYDLDSHRGGHATLGSGLASRDWYFAEGYTDQAFDTYLVLSNPGDAGASVGLEFYREDGAVPAFVAYVGPHRRVTVRVDDLPGLERAAFAMAVHSDQPVMAERVMYFVMTRGY
- a CDS encoding deoxyribodipyrimidine photo-lyase — protein: MIQRERIKSLKAGTPAPGRYVLYWMQASQRAEYNHALEYAVEMADQLHLPLVVFFGITGRYPGANRRHYPFMLEGLGEVSASLQERGIKFVVRATSPEKGALDLAGEAALLVMDRGYLRHQREWRRKVSGRAPCPVVQVESDVVVPVETASSKEEYSAATFRRKISKVLHHFLVPLAQREPKRRGDGLEIEGLDLSDPAGLMKDLRPLRAPSPVDSPIGGTSEAKARLRFFIREKLDRYHLLSSHPELDYTSGLSPYLHFGQVSPLQVALEVRNAGGPGAEAFLEQLIVRRELSVNFVFYNTAYDSLEALPAWALQTLREHAGDRRDYLYTLDELEEARTHDPFWNAAQKEMLGTGSMHNHMRMYWGKKILEWTRSPGEALRIALYLNDRYQLDGRDPNGYAGVLWCFGKHDRPFAERRITGKVRWMSPDGLRRKFDMEAYLDRTERAYRKTFADGS
- a CDS encoding DUF523 and DUF1722 domain-containing protein; amino-acid sequence: MPATHAATRPVLVISRCLGFDNCRWNGEIIRDEFVELLAEHVDFMTACPEVEIGLGVPRDPIHVEAGKDGRRLVQPATGRDVTREMLSFCSSFLSSLGEVDGFLLKARSPSCGIGDVKVFPYGGGSSGAIDKGPGFFGEEVLRRFPLLPAESEGRLKNFRLREHFLTRVFAHARFRAAAAKGSAGALVDFHARNKFLLMAYNQAALKELGRLVANPDRKEAGTLFALYRERFLKALARPPRRTSDINVLMHALGYFSNMLTAGEKAHFLEALQKYREGRVPLSAPLFVVGSWIARFGEDYLAGQTYFHPYPEELALIADSGKGRDL